DNA from Algisphaera agarilytica:
GGGGGCTTGGGCTTGTGTGTGGTGGGCATTGCCTACCACGTACGTCACTTGTCATCGGCGGTGGGCGGTGCCCACCCTACGTTACTCGGCTTGAGGGGGCGGGTCTTGTTTGCGGGTGTTGATCAGGGAGGCGTCGGGGAAGACTTCGAAGACGTCGCGCACCAGCGGCAGGTTCAGCGCCTCGCGTCGATCGACGGCGTTGCCACGCATCGAGTTGTCGGGGGCGCCGCCCTGCTGCGGGCCGCCTCTCTGGGATGTGTCGCCGGTGGCGGGGCGCTGGGTGTCGGCGAGTTGGGCCTGGGTGGCTCGGCCGATGATCTGGGTGATGGTGTCGGCAACGCGCTGGAGGCGTGGGCCGGTTGCCACGTTGGCCGCGCCGCCGGCGAAACTCATGGTCGACACCAGCGTCGCGACCGCGGGGTTGGACGAGGTGTCGATCGAATCGATGCGGAAGTGGTCCATCCACGCCGCGGCGTTGGACTGGCCGACGGTGTCGAGGACGGCCTGCCAGACGGCGGCGGGGTTGCTTGCGTCGGCGGTGGGCATCGCCCCTTGGGCAGTGGGCGGTGGGGTTTGGGCAGTGGGGTTGGGGGCGGCCGCTTGCGGCTTAGCGGGGGTCGCGTGTGATGGGGTCGTACCCGCGCGGGGGGTATCCGGGGCTTTGTCGCTGCGCTCCGCAGCCCTCGGCTTCGCCTGGGGGTTAGCGGTTAGCTTTTTTTTTTCGGCGATGGCAACGCCGCCGGACAGAACGGCGCTGACGTCGGCCATCTTCTCGGCGAGCGCCAAACGCACGATCGTCGCGTCGAGCAAAGCCCGGGGGTTGCTGCTGGCTTTGGCGTGGCGGTGCAGGTTTTCGCAGAGCGCGATCATGTGCACGAGGCCCGCGGCGTCGAAACGCTGGGACTGCTCAACCGCCTGAGGCTTGGCGTCCTCGGACAGCTCGATCAATTCGCTGTCGGGGCCGCACGCCGCGACGAGCATGAGTTGGCGTAGCCGTTCGATCAGCACCTCGACGAGTTGGTCCTGGCCGATGCCGCGACCGAGCAGGTCGGCCGTGGCGGTGAGGGAAGCCTTCACGTCTCCATTCGCCAACGCATCGATCAGCGCCGCGATCAGCTCGGCGTCCGGCAGCCCGAGCATGTCTTGCAACACCTTCGCGGTCAGCGGCGACTCACCCGTCGCCAGCAAGCGATCCATCAGCGACAGCGCATCCCGCATCGAGCCGTTGCCCAGCCGGGCGACCTGCCACACGACTTCGCTGTCGGCCTCGACGCTCTCGCCCTTGAGCACCTCGCTCAGGTGATCGGCGATCTTGCCCGTGGCGATGTTGCGGAAGTCGAACCGCTGGCAGCGCGACTGGATCGTCGGCGGCACCTTGTGCGGCTCGGTCGTGCACAGGATGAACTTCACGTGCGACGGCGGCTCTTCCATTGTCTTGAGCAGCGCGTTGAACGCGGCGCCCGAGAGCATGTGCACCTCGTCGATGATGTAGATCTTGTAGAGAGCGTTGGCTGTGGGCGAGAGCCCGGCATTCGCGATGAGTTGGCGGGCTTGGTCGACCGAGTTGTTGGACGCCCCGTCGATCTCGATGACGTTGAGGTCCTCGCCCTTCATGATGGCCTCGGCCATGCGCTGCTGGACGTCGTCCTCGGGGTACTCGGTGCCCTCGACCGCGGGGGCGTCGTCGATCGTGGCCGGGGCGTTGAGCGCCCGGGCGAAGATCCGCGCCATCGAGGTCTTGCCGACCCCGCGCGTGCCGCAGAACAGGTAGGCGTGGGCCACCCGCTCGGACTTGATCGCGTTGATCAGCGTCGACGCGATCGGCTCCTGGCCCACGACAGAGCCGAAGGACTGCGAGCGGTAGCGTCGGGCTAGAACCGTATAAGCCATGATTCAGTGACGAGTGATCAGTGAACAGTGATGAGTTCAACGCATGATACCGGCCAGGACGGTACAGCACTGTTCACTGGGTACTGTTCACTCATCACTGCGTTTCGCGGCTTCGCCGCAAACGCCCCGTGGAGAGACGGCCAGGACACCGACGGCACCGGGCCGACGACACTTAGGGCTGCTCCGGTCAAGGCCTGACCCGATTCGTGAGCCGTCCCGTGCATCGAGCCCAGCCGCCTCTCCAACAAGGCGTTCACGGCCCGAGATCACCTCAAGCCGAGCCACGAACAATAACCGCCCCGACGCCCCCCGGCAAACCCGCCACCCTCTCTTACCCAAAGCCCCAAACTACGCGCCCCGGCCCCCGACAAGGCCTGGCCTGAACCCGCCGGAGCCGCCCTCCGTCTACGCGACCGCAGCCAACTCTAGACACCCCGGGCAAAGGCTTTATGCTCTATAGGTATACATCTGTCGGCCGCATCCCCATCCATCCCCCGCCGACTCCGCTCTCAGGAATCTCGACATGATTTTGTTCATCCTCCGCGGCGCGTTTCTTGTCCTGGTCGCCGCTGTGATCTCACTTTTTGTGGGCAAAGAGTTTCAGGCCCAGGCCGGGCTGGGCTTCGGGCCAATCGCCGCGATCATCGGGATCGCGATCGCCGTGGCCGTGCTGGTCATCGGGCTGGACACCGGCACCAAGGACAAAAAACTGTCCTCGGTCTCGGGCGTGTTCCTCGGGTTGATCGCGGGCCTCATCGTGGCCTACGCCTTGTCCTTCGTCGTGGACCTCGTCGGCGCCTACACCGAACCCACGGTTGACGGCGTCAAACCCACCATCACCGAAACCGAGTTCCAGGCCCTCAACTCCGAAGAGGTCATCCTGTTCGAAGCCCGCGTGGCCGAGTATCAGGCCCAGCTCGACCGCGTCGAGGCCTTCGGCAACCTGCTCAGCGGCATCAAGGTCATCATCGGCCTGATCACCTGCTACGTCGCCATCTCGCTGGTCCTTCAAACCAAGAACGACTTCCGCTTCGTCATCCCCTACGTCGAGTTCGCCAAGGAAGTCCGCGGCAACCGGCCGACGCTGCTGGACACCTCGGTCATCGTCGACGGCCGGATCCTCGACATCATCGACACCAAACTGATGCAGGGCTCGCTCATCGTGCCCAAGTTCGTGCTCGACGAGCTGCAACTCATCGCCGACTCTTCGGACAAGATCAAGCGCTCCCGCGGACGACGGGGCCTGGACATCCTGCAGAAGCTGCAGGGCTCGACCATCATCGACGTCCACATCGAAGAGAAAGACGCCGAGGGCAACAACGTCGACCAGAAACTCATCGCGCTGGGCCAGGAACTCAAAGCCCGCGTGATGACCAACGACTTCAACCTCAACAAGATCGCCACCCTTCGCGGCGTGGATGTGATCAACCTCAACGACCTGGCCAAGGCGCTGCGCCCGGTCGTCCTGCCCGGCGAACACCTGCACGTAAAACTCGTCAAGCCCGGCGAGTCCGGCACCCAGGGCGTGGGCTATCTCGATGACGGCACCATGGTCGTGGTCGAGGGCGGTCGCACCCACCTGGGCCATCAATGCGATGTGGTTGTGACCTCGACGCTGCAGACTTCCGCGGGCCGCATGATCTTCGGACGGTTCGCCCACGAAGACGACCCGGACGAAGAAACCCCTGAAGACGGGGCATCGCAGTCCGACCCGGAGCCGCCTCAACCCGCCGCCCCGGAGACTCCTTCCGAATCGCACACGCATCCAGCCCCTGCCGCCACCGCGCCGCCCAAGTCCAACCCCCGGGCCGCATCCACCCGCCGCAACCCCCGACGCGGATAACCCCCGGCCGCTCTCGGCCTCCGCTACGTTCCGTGGCAGAGGCGTGGCCGTTTACTGATCCCTACAGGCGTTACCGCCAACACGGGCCACCGGGTCCGTTTGAGGTTATCCCGTCTCACGCTTCACCGACCGCCACAAGGCGTCGATGCGATGGCGTGAACTCGGGGATGTCTATCGGCCTGTACACGCCGATTCTGATTCAGGAGAAAACTGTGCTCGAACCCTCCCGCCACCCGCGTGGTTTTACCATCATTGAACTGCTGGTGACCATCGCGATCATCGCCGTCCTGGTGGCCATCGCCACCCCCGCCATCCTCAAGGCGAACACCGCCGCGCAGGAAGTCAAATGCCTGACGAACATCCGCTCGATCGGCCAGGCCACCCTGCTCTACACCAACGACCACACCCAGAACTTCCCCGTGGGCCTCGGCAACGACCTGAACCTGCTGAACCTCGTCGGCAAACGCGGAACCAACAACGGCATCGGTGGCGTCGAGCCCGAAGACCGCCTGCTCTACGACTACGTCAACCAGCAAACCGACATCGCCGCCTGCCCGTTGGATATAGGCTTCGACAACAGCCTGAGCTGTTTCGATCTATACGGCTCGTCCTACCTTTATATGGACAGCAACACCAACAGCCCCACCACCCGCTACCGGGGACGCAACGACATCTGGTCGCTGGAAGGCCACCGGACAACCCGCGTCACGGCCCCCAAGAAGAAGATGCTGATCGGCGAAGCCACGGTCATCCGGGCATCCTCGAACCCCAACCACCACTGGCACAACGACGAGGCCAACCTGAAGGGCTCGATGTCCTTTGTCGACGGACACGCCGAGGTCGTCGAGCACAAGACCGACGAGAACGGTAGGTACCGGAACTACAACCGGGCCACCATCGAAGGATGGGCCACTCAAGACGACTATTACTAAGTCGCCCAAAGCACCATCAATCCAGATTTCGTTTTAAACCCGCGGCAAAACCGCGGGTTTTCTCTTATTTCCACCGACTCGGAGCCACACGATCGGGGCCGGGTTGTAACGGTTATGCCTGAACTACGGCCACTTGACCACGGTCTTCTGAAAAATAGTGGGTTTTGGGGATGAAGAGTTCGCGTGCTCTCGGAGCCGTGCTACTTTTCGATCGAACGAAGGGGGTGGACTCGCCGCCAAAGGCACCACTCAGCATCTCAGACGCCTTGATCCGCCGACGTCGGCGGAGGGTATCCCTACATACGGGCACATCTATCATCGCCCACCGATCAAGAGGAACAGCATCATGAAGAAACTCCTTACCACGCTCGCCGCCGCTGCCATCGCAGTCACCTTCACCGCCGCCCCGGCCCAAGCCGGCTCCGCCTTCGGTGGCAACAAATCCTTCAACCTCAAGAAGTACCAGGTCAACTGCTTCCCCGTCCAATTCGCGGGTGACCGCGACCGTGGCGGTGACCGCGACCGCATGGACCGCAAAGACCGCAACGGCAAGAAAGCCCAGAAGCCGCTCTTCAAGAAGTTCGATCCGCCCAAGAAGGCCAAGAAGAACGACGGCCCCAAGAAGAACAAGAAGTACAACAAGCCCGGCAAGAAGTTCGGCAAGTTCTGCCTGCCCCCCAAGGACATCTGCAAGCCCGGCAAGAAGGACCGTCGCCCCAAGCGTGGCGGTGGTAAGTGCGAAGCCGTGCCCACCCCCAGCGCCGCCGCGGCCGGCATGATCGGCCTCGCCGCCCTCGCCGCCCGTCGCCGTCGTGGTACCGAAGACGCTGAAGACTAAGCCTCAACACCGCTCTCCAAATCCGAAAGCCCACGCCATCCCGGCGTGGGCTTTTTTACGTCCCCACCCCGCGTTGCCTAAAGTTAATCAGCGTAAACAGAGCCAAACTCGGAACCGATCATGCGACACGCCTCCCATATCCGCCGCGTCTTCCCCCCGCTCCTGCTCGGACTCGCCGCCACCCTGATCGGCTGCTCCGCCCTCTACGACGCGGGGTTCCGCTCGAACGAGGCACGCTACGAGGAGTTGGCCGCCCCCGACGTCTCCGGGCTGTCTCCCGAAGAGGCGCAGGAGAAGATCGACGCCGCCGAGAACCACGCGCGTCGCGTCGAGTTCATCGAACGCCAACGCAAACTCCGACAACTCGGCGGCGGCGCGAGAACGCCCGGAGGCTAAACCCCGCCAACCAGACCCATCGCAATAGGCAGGCGTTACCCGCGTTTCATCGCTATGAAGATTTCACCGCCATCTCTCATCGCTCTCGCCATCGCCCCGCTGATCGCGCTCTCGTGGCCCGCCCCCTCCGCCGCAGACCCCACCCCGGTGTTGAATCAGCCCTACGTCGAGAACGCCGCCGACCGGCAGACGCTCGACATCTACCCGGCCTCTGAGCAGGTCACACCCGATCAACCCAAACCCGCGATCATCTTCATCCACGGCGGCGGCTGGATGCGGGGCGACAAACAATCCGCCGCCCGCTTCGCCGACACGTTTACCGAGTCGGGCATTCACGTCATCAGCCTCGGCTATCGCCTGGTCCCCGATGTCGCCTGGCCGGAGAACGCACGCGATCTCGCCGCCGGTGTCGACTGGGTGTTCCGGCATGCGCAAGAGCTGGACATCGACCCGCAGCGCATCACGCTGATGGGGCACTCTGCGGGAGCACACCTGGCCGCCGTCCTCGGCGCCGATGCGCGTTGGCTGGCCGAGCACGACCAAAGCCCCGCCCGGCTGCGCAGCGTCGTGCTGCTCGATGGGGCCGGCTACCACATCCCCAACGTCATCGCGGAGAAGGTCGCCCTCCGCCCCGAGCTGTATTCCACTGCGTTTGGCAACGACCCCGAAGGCTGGGCCGACGCTTCCCCCGCACTGAACGTCAGCCCCGACGAGGGCTGCGGCACGTGGGTGTCGATCATCAACGACGACCGCGAGGTGTCGCACCACCAGTCCGGGTTCCTGTTCGAGGCACTCCGCCAGGCGGGCCACGAAGACACCACCCTCCTCCCGGTCAAGGAATCCCACCGCGATGTCGCGCTCAGCCTCGGCAACCCCGACGACCCCGAGGCCTTGTACATCATCGAGCTCGCCAAGTCCCCGCGACCGTAGGCCCCCACGCCTGCGGCTCGAGGCATTTCGAATCCGGATCGAGTCGCGGTAAACTGATTCGATGTCCGCACCATTCGCCGTCGCTGCGCTCTACCGCTTCGTCCGCCTGCCCGACCCCGCGTCGATGCAGCCGGCGATGCAGGATCGCCTGCGCGACGCCGGGCTCTGCGGGACGCTGCTGCTCGCTGAGGAAGGTATCAACGGCACGATCGCCGGGCCGCCCGAGGCGTTGCGTGGGTTTGTCGAAGCGCTCAAGACCGACCCGCAGTATGGGGGCCGTTTCGCCGACCTGGATGTGAAATGGTCGACCGCCGAGGACAAGCCCTTCCGCAAGGCACGCGTCCGGCTCAAAAAAGAAATCGTGACCATGGGCGTGCCCGAGGTGAACCCCGGCGACCCGGAGAACGTCGGCCGATACGTCGACCCCGACGAGTGGAACCGGCTTTTGGATGACCCCGAGGTCGTGCTCATCGACACCCGCAACGACTACGAATTCGAGATCGGCACGTTCGAGTCCGCCGCCGGCCCCGCGGTCAATCCCAACACCCACACCTTCCGCGAGTTCCCCGCGTTCGTCGCCGAGCAGCTCGATCCCGGGAAGCACAAGAAGGTCGCCATGTTCTGCACCGGCGGCATCCGCTGCGAGAAGTCCACCGCCCTGCTCAAATCCCAGGGCTTCGAGGACGTCGTGCACCTGCGTGGCGGGATCCTCAAGTACCTCGAGACCGTGCCGGAACCCGAGTCGAAGTTCAACGGGGCGTGTTTCGTCTTCGACCGCCGGGTCGCGGTGACCCACGGCCTGGAAGAGACCGACCACGAGCTCTGCTACGCCTGCGGCTGGCCAACCACCCCCGCCGACCGAGCCCACCCGGACTACACCCCGGGCATCGCCTGCCCCCGCTGCGTCGGCCAACACACCCCCGAACAGATCGCACGGTTCACGATGCGTCAGAGCCAGATCGCTGCGGGCTGACCCAGTTCCTGCCGCTGTCGCAGACCGCAGGTTAGACGACTGGGAGATGCAGAATTCATGACAAAATCGTATTTGGATTACGTGTTTGCCCCATTATGATGATCTAAAGTCTGGATTTGGTTTTAATCCAGGCTTGAATTCTCAGTCTCTTGTTTAGGTCAAACCCCTCTGGAACTTACCCTAGCTGAGCCCACGAGAAAGTCAGGCCTACGGTCTTCGTAGACCTATCTGACAGCCCCCATTCTTCTCTAAACAGTTGTTTTTGTACGGAAAATTTCAAATTTGATGGATTCAGGCACCTTTGGCCTTGCGTTTGGTTTCAAACACGGTATATTATTGTAGACAATTGACACTCAACGTATTCGTTTATTTTTCTTCTGTTAGCCAGCTCCCGCTCGGGTCTGCTTCTCCCCATTTCTCCGACCCACATGTTCACTGAACCTGTGCGTCAAAACGTGATCGAGTACCGCCATGCATACACATACCCCTTCATCGACTCACTCGCGTCATCACCAAGGCTTTACGCTCATCGAGCTGCTCGTAGTCATCAGCATTATTGCTCTGCTGATCGGCATCCTGCTGCCCGCTTTGGGTGCGGCACGTCGGCAAGCCCGAATTGTCGCATGTGCGACACAGCAACAGCAGATCGGCCGGGCGCTTGCCGCCTACCAAGCCGACAGCGATGACTTTTTCCCCTATATGTCCATTTCAACCGACGGTACCGGCCGGGTTTCTGCGGGCTTTGCGGATGAAATGTCCTGGGACGGTAGCTTGGGACGCGGCGGCTACGACGGCCGGGCGTTGACCGATATTCTGCAATATCGTCGTAACCCTGACGCCGAATTTGGACTTTACACCTGCCCGTTCGATGAAGCTTCTCGCCCGGGTATCGAAAAAGTTCGCTCCTATGCCCTTAACGCCGGCGGTGTGAATAACTACGCCCCGGGCTTGACCATGAGCGAAGACCGAGCCACTTGGCCATGGCAAAAAGGTGCTTCAATCGCTGCGACT
Protein-coding regions in this window:
- a CDS encoding PIN/TRAM domain-containing protein is translated as MILFILRGAFLVLVAAVISLFVGKEFQAQAGLGFGPIAAIIGIAIAVAVLVIGLDTGTKDKKLSSVSGVFLGLIAGLIVAYALSFVVDLVGAYTEPTVDGVKPTITETEFQALNSEEVILFEARVAEYQAQLDRVEAFGNLLSGIKVIIGLITCYVAISLVLQTKNDFRFVIPYVEFAKEVRGNRPTLLDTSVIVDGRILDIIDTKLMQGSLIVPKFVLDELQLIADSSDKIKRSRGRRGLDILQKLQGSTIIDVHIEEKDAEGNNVDQKLIALGQELKARVMTNDFNLNKIATLRGVDVINLNDLAKALRPVVLPGEHLHVKLVKPGESGTQGVGYLDDGTMVVVEGGRTHLGHQCDVVVTSTLQTSAGRMIFGRFAHEDDPDEETPEDGASQSDPEPPQPAAPETPSESHTHPAPAATAPPKSNPRAASTRRNPRRG
- the trhO gene encoding oxygen-dependent tRNA uridine(34) hydroxylase TrhO, whose translation is MSAPFAVAALYRFVRLPDPASMQPAMQDRLRDAGLCGTLLLAEEGINGTIAGPPEALRGFVEALKTDPQYGGRFADLDVKWSTAEDKPFRKARVRLKKEIVTMGVPEVNPGDPENVGRYVDPDEWNRLLDDPEVVLIDTRNDYEFEIGTFESAAGPAVNPNTHTFREFPAFVAEQLDPGKHKKVAMFCTGGIRCEKSTALLKSQGFEDVVHLRGGILKYLETVPEPESKFNGACFVFDRRVAVTHGLEETDHELCYACGWPTTPADRAHPDYTPGIACPRCVGQHTPEQIARFTMRQSQIAAG
- a CDS encoding alpha/beta hydrolase, whose protein sequence is MKISPPSLIALAIAPLIALSWPAPSAADPTPVLNQPYVENAADRQTLDIYPASEQVTPDQPKPAIIFIHGGGWMRGDKQSAARFADTFTESGIHVISLGYRLVPDVAWPENARDLAAGVDWVFRHAQELDIDPQRITLMGHSAGAHLAAVLGADARWLAEHDQSPARLRSVVLLDGAGYHIPNVIAEKVALRPELYSTAFGNDPEGWADASPALNVSPDEGCGTWVSIINDDREVSHHQSGFLFEALRQAGHEDTTLLPVKESHRDVALSLGNPDDPEALYIIELAKSPRP
- a CDS encoding type II secretion system protein, with product MHTHTPSSTHSRHHQGFTLIELLVVISIIALLIGILLPALGAARRQARIVACATQQQQIGRALAAYQADSDDFFPYMSISTDGTGRVSAGFADEMSWDGSLGRGGYDGRALTDILQYRRNPDAEFGLYTCPFDEASRPGIEKVRSYALNAGGVNNYAPGLTMSEDRATWPWQKGASIAATQRVIEITKPSNTIILSDARVLSPPATDTSQASNWLGRHNGGFIIPNAHNPTGAAATTIDHHRIDDGTGASAKYRPNYLFGDGHVENLDVNVTFENALAFPGNLDGSMWDVTQ
- the dnaX gene encoding DNA polymerase III subunit gamma/tau; this encodes MAYTVLARRYRSQSFGSVVGQEPIASTLINAIKSERVAHAYLFCGTRGVGKTSMARIFARALNAPATIDDAPAVEGTEYPEDDVQQRMAEAIMKGEDLNVIEIDGASNNSVDQARQLIANAGLSPTANALYKIYIIDEVHMLSGAAFNALLKTMEEPPSHVKFILCTTEPHKVPPTIQSRCQRFDFRNIATGKIADHLSEVLKGESVEADSEVVWQVARLGNGSMRDALSLMDRLLATGESPLTAKVLQDMLGLPDAELIAALIDALANGDVKASLTATADLLGRGIGQDQLVEVLIERLRQLMLVAACGPDSELIELSEDAKPQAVEQSQRFDAAGLVHMIALCENLHRHAKASSNPRALLDATIVRLALAEKMADVSAVLSGGVAIAEKKKLTANPQAKPRAAERSDKAPDTPRAGTTPSHATPAKPQAAAPNPTAQTPPPTAQGAMPTADASNPAAVWQAVLDTVGQSNAAAWMDHFRIDSIDTSSNPAVATLVSTMSFAGGAANVATGPRLQRVADTITQIIGRATQAQLADTQRPATGDTSQRGGPQQGGAPDNSMRGNAVDRREALNLPLVRDVFEVFPDASLINTRKQDPPPQAE
- a CDS encoding type II secretion system protein → MSIGLYTPILIQEKTVLEPSRHPRGFTIIELLVTIAIIAVLVAIATPAILKANTAAQEVKCLTNIRSIGQATLLYTNDHTQNFPVGLGNDLNLLNLVGKRGTNNGIGGVEPEDRLLYDYVNQQTDIAACPLDIGFDNSLSCFDLYGSSYLYMDSNTNSPTTRYRGRNDIWSLEGHRTTRVTAPKKKMLIGEATVIRASSNPNHHWHNDEANLKGSMSFVDGHAEVVEHKTDENGRYRNYNRATIEGWATQDDYY